One genomic region from Paramicrobacterium agarici encodes:
- a CDS encoding methionine ABC transporter ATP-binding protein: MLQATPVAVLDAVTVRFGATTALDNVDLTIKRGEILGVIGESGAGKSTLLGLLDAVDHPTAGRVLIEGTDPTQLKDRERRQLRRRIGMVFQNFNLLSNRTVWQNVALPLKLQRRSDPALIGELLEYVGLTEFSERYPAQLSGGQKQRVAIARSLVTRPALLLCDEPTSALDTRTTADILELLAATRRDFGTTIVLVTHELDAVGATCDRAAVLENGALKSVLDVAPTARDRVAESSYLAHAQRVLGT, translated from the coding sequence ATGCTGCAGGCAACGCCCGTCGCCGTGCTCGACGCCGTCACCGTGCGGTTCGGAGCGACGACGGCGCTCGACAATGTGGATCTGACGATCAAACGTGGCGAGATTCTCGGCGTCATTGGCGAGTCTGGAGCAGGCAAGTCGACGCTTCTCGGGCTGCTTGACGCTGTCGACCATCCGACGGCGGGGCGGGTGCTGATCGAGGGTACGGATCCGACGCAACTCAAGGATCGCGAGCGTCGTCAGCTGCGGCGGCGCATCGGGATGGTCTTTCAGAACTTCAATCTGCTGTCGAACCGTACGGTGTGGCAGAACGTTGCGCTGCCGCTCAAGCTGCAGCGTCGCTCGGACCCCGCGCTCATCGGGGAACTGCTCGAGTACGTCGGCCTCACCGAGTTCTCAGAGCGGTATCCGGCGCAGCTATCGGGTGGACAGAAGCAGAGAGTAGCGATCGCGCGCTCGCTCGTCACACGGCCGGCGCTTCTGTTGTGCGATGAGCCGACAAGCGCTCTCGACACACGAACGACAGCAGACATCCTCGAGCTGCTCGCCGCCACGCGCCGCGACTTCGGCACGACGATCGTGCTGGTCACGCATGAGCTCGACGCCGTAGGCGCGACCTGCGACCGCGCCGCCGTGTTGGAAAACGGGGCTCTCAAGAGCGTGCTCGACGTCGCTCCGACAGCCCGAGACCGCGTTGCCGAGAGCAGCTATCTGGCTCATGCGCAGAGAGTTCTCGGCACCTGA
- a CDS encoding mycoredoxin: protein MDYTPETGSITMFTTTWCGYCQRLKAQLQSAGIGYSEVNIEEVEGAAALVEKVNDGNQTVPTVLYPDGSAATNPSLAEVQKALAAQGR from the coding sequence ATGGACTACACACCGGAGACCGGCTCCATCACGATGTTCACCACGACCTGGTGCGGATACTGTCAGCGCCTCAAGGCCCAGTTGCAGAGCGCCGGAATCGGCTATTCAGAGGTCAACATCGAAGAGGTCGAGGGTGCAGCAGCGCTGGTGGAGAAGGTCAACGACGGCAACCAGACGGTGCCGACGGTTCTGTATCCCGACGGCAGCGCGGCGACGAACCCCTCACTCGCCGAGGTGCAGAAGGCACTCGCCGCACAGGGCCGCTGA
- a CDS encoding methionine ABC transporter permease, which translates to MDVIESISANIDEIGVAMAETGFMLAFSLAAAVVFGLPLGVLIYLTRPGGAQQNKPVWTVANLYVTVVRSFPFLLFVVFLIPLTRILYGTTFGTGAATFPLCFVGVALYARLVEQILLEVPPGILHAARSMGASAAQTVMSFLLVEARSGLVYALTSAAISLISYSTVLGIVGGGGLGDFALRYGYQEYDYALMYSTIVIVIACVLLVQMAGEKVSAALDKR; encoded by the coding sequence ATGGATGTTATCGAGTCGATCTCGGCGAACATCGACGAGATCGGCGTCGCGATGGCCGAGACGGGGTTCATGCTCGCGTTCTCGCTCGCGGCGGCCGTCGTGTTCGGTCTGCCGCTCGGCGTGCTCATCTATCTCACGCGTCCCGGCGGCGCGCAGCAGAACAAGCCTGTCTGGACTGTCGCGAATCTCTACGTGACTGTCGTGCGCTCGTTCCCGTTTCTGCTGTTCGTCGTCTTTCTCATTCCGCTCACGAGGATTCTTTACGGAACCACGTTCGGCACGGGAGCAGCGACGTTTCCCCTGTGCTTCGTCGGCGTCGCCCTCTATGCGCGGCTCGTCGAGCAGATCCTCCTCGAGGTGCCTCCGGGCATTCTGCACGCCGCCCGCTCCATGGGCGCGAGCGCGGCTCAGACTGTCATGAGCTTTCTGCTCGTCGAAGCACGCTCCGGGCTGGTGTACGCGCTCACGTCGGCGGCGATCAGCCTGATCTCGTACTCGACGGTTCTGGGCATCGTCGGCGGGGGCGGCCTTGGCGACTTCGCTCTGCGCTACGGGTACCAAGAGTACGACTACGCGCTCATGTATTCGACGATCGTCATCGTCATCGCCTGCGTTCTGCTTGTGCAGATGGCCGGCGAGAAGGTGTCGGCCGCCCTCGACAAACGTTGA
- a CDS encoding DUF6804 family protein, with protein sequence MAASRGRYPEKSFTRPALAPAILAAMALMAGAALLGSEWFIVVRFAVAILVAVMGVFAVQARAYAWLVVIVPVVVAWNPVFPLTMGGAGWAAAHLIAPIALVIAGFLIKVPATSSDRSRR encoded by the coding sequence ATGGCTGCGTCGAGGGGGCGCTACCCCGAGAAGTCGTTCACCCGGCCCGCTCTCGCGCCGGCAATACTGGCGGCGATGGCGCTCATGGCCGGAGCCGCCCTGCTGGGAAGCGAATGGTTCATCGTCGTGCGCTTCGCCGTGGCGATTCTCGTTGCCGTCATGGGCGTTTTCGCCGTTCAGGCGCGCGCCTACGCGTGGCTCGTGGTCATCGTCCCCGTTGTCGTCGCGTGGAATCCCGTATTTCCGCTCACGATGGGAGGAGCGGGCTGGGCGGCCGCCCACTTGATCGCACCCATCGCCCTTGTTATCGCGGGGTTCCTCATCAAAGTGCCCGCGACGTCGTCTGACCGGTCTCGCCGCTGA